The DNA sequence atcgatgatcgtcaccggttcttcgtcataagtcaaatctggatttatttctaacggttgaggaggtatcacgtgagacggatcagcaacataatgtcgaagcatagacacatgaaaaacgttatgcactctagccaactccggaggcaactccaacctgtaagctacctcaccaactcgctctgtgaccatgtatggtccgatgtaccgaGGACTCAACTtacccttctttccaaaccgcacgacacctctccacggtgaaagcttcagaaatacccaatcgccaacctcgtacactctgtccgtagcatgccgatctgctaaactcttctgcctgtcctgagctgctttcaggttagacttaatctcctgaacattctgagtagtctcctcaacaatctccggacccactaagactctttctccaacctttgaccaacacaacggtgtgcgacaagatctaccatacaatgccttaaatggcgccatgccgatactcgaatgaaagctgttgttgtaagcaaattccatcaaatccaaccgctggtgctaagcatcaccaaactgtagcaccgaagctcgcaacatatcctccaaagtgtgaatggttctctctgactgtccgtccgtctgaggatgatacgccgtactataaagtagtctcgtgcccaaagcttcctgaaaagccacccaaaacttggatgtaaatcgtggatcacgatccgagacaatactcatagggacaccatggtacttcacaatcttcgagATAAACAGCTCCGCTAAACagcccaaagaatacttctctctcactggaataaaatgtgccgacttagtgagccgatcaacaatcacccaaatgccatcaaagccattttgtgtatgcggaagcttgtacacaaaatccatagtgatattttcccatttccactctggaacgggaagcggctgcaacaacccaaacggcttcttcctcttcGCTTtgacctgctgacaaacagcacacctactcacatactcagctatctcccccttcatacccggccaaaaataaaatggtcgaatggtatgatacatttttgtagctcctggatgcatggcgtaagccgagatatgtgtttcatcgagaatttccttcttcaactccaaattattaggcacgaacattctactctcttgcatcaacatgccatccgattcGCGAACCCTAAGGTCTCTCCTCCTTCCAcgatctcgagcttgaattagttcttgagtctccctATCAGATACCTGAGCtgcaagcacccgatcaactagaattggtctaacttgaaaattagcaagtaacaccacttctcgatcttctgcttctaacctcactCCTGTAGCACGCAAGttcaccaaaagaggaatacgactagcgtacaacgcattgatacggccctgagacttcctgctaagtgcatcaacCACTacgtttgcacgaccagggtgataatcaatcatGCAGTCGTAATCGCTAAGCAACTCcatccacctccgttgacgaagattaagttccttctgagtaaaaagatactgaagactcttgtgatctgtaaagatcctacatttctctccataaaggtagtgtctccacaacttcaacgcaaagataatagcggccaactccaaatcatgtgtagggtaattcaactcatgaggtttcaactgtcgtgaagcataagcaatcaccctaccatgctgcatcaacacacatcccagaccattcaagtaagcatcgctataaacctcgaaatcaccactatcgtccggaagtgccaaaacaggtgcatgagtgagacaatacttcaattgctggaaactttgctcacacttatcatcccactcaaatttaacgtctTTCCTCGTTAGTCTCGTCAGCGGTAAAGCAAATATAGAGAAATCCTTAACAAAACgccgataataccccgccaaaccaaggaaacttctcacctcagtgacggttcgcggttgttcccaactctccacagctgcgaccttctgagggtccaccaaaataccctgagctgaaatgatgtgccccaaaaacgcaacttgatctaaccaaaactggcacttgctaaacttagcatacaattggtgttccctcaaccttttcaacaccaaagtaagatgtcgaacatgctccgctttagaCTTCGAATACACCAAAATGTCgtcgatgaaaacaataacaaacctatccaaatatggctggaacacccggttcattaaatccataaaagcagcagGTGcgttcgtcaacccaaatgacataaccagaaactcgtaatgaccgtaacgagtcctgaacacCATCTTAGGAacgtcatccctactaatcttcagctgataatatccagatctcaagtcaatcttggagaatacacaagcacctcgaagttgatcaaacaaatcattgATACGAGGCAAtagataacggtttttaatcgtcacccgattcaattgcctgtaatcaatacacagcctcaaagttccatctttctttctcataaacaatactggagctccccacggtgaagtactaggctgaatgaaatccttatccactaattcctgcaactgaactttcaattcccttaactcagcgggagccatacgataaggagtaaaggaaataggattagtacctggaagcaactcaatagtgaactccacgtctcgatctgggggtaaaccaggtaaatcctcgagGAAAACGTCGGGGAAGTGTCTGActactctcacatcctcaactctacTAGGAGCTGCCTCctccaacaccacatgagctaagtacccctggcaacccttagacaacaaccttttcgctcgcaaaaccgaaataacgccatgtctcaccccactctgctcacccgcAAAAGTAACTACAGGTagtccaggacggtgaaacgtaactattttcccgtaacaatcaatattggcacgatagaaatgcAAACAATgtgtgcccagaatcacatcaaagtcaacaatatccaacgggataagatcaaCTGGCAAAACAACACCCtcaactatcactggacatcctgggtacacacaatctactatacatctctctcctctaggcatagcgaactctaaattgtaccctagaggtgtggggcgaggttgcgtcacttgagcaaaagtatgagaaatcacagaatgtgtagctccacaatcaattaatactctagcaaaataaccaaggatgtttaacgtacccataatcaaatccgaattgttctgagcatcctgcagataaatattatgaatacgcccctgggtctGCTGTCGTCCGCCGCGACCTCTGTTCGTCTGACCACCGCGATTCTGAgtaccacgcccctgactgggctgaccagactgtctcgaagaccc is a window from the Pyrus communis chromosome 16, drPyrComm1.1, whole genome shotgun sequence genome containing:
- the LOC137721013 gene encoding uncharacterized protein → MHIGCCGRTGSSCLAGSVVSQRAFPAFLTEDPQSRVTFGCTVVVSFSFGLLIIPPRREPRHSDESSFPNIAQLGEAIATAIQSAIRPPQRTPLETMYNLKLDKFEGNEGHEGAERWLEHIEKTFRVLHNQGNLPVERWVETTSWFLGTESAAWWEQELRRLTSAERTDWDVFKELFKRRFVPPEYVDRKKQEFTELRHGKMTANEYYRMFTDLSRYHPEVAGNPAEMLRRFRLGTKKKWRSMATTTHCDTYQDFYEILLRIEDSENMPSESEEEEKDGNQKKDDKGKGQASLGPRRTQNFKRGDTSSSSSSGGFSATGQGRGGRFAGGARGQRQGDGGRGRAPVCRRCNNRHFGECRRGSSGCFTCGQMGHRAANCPQSQQQKPQQTFMPPPASIQQIQGPSSYGQVGRGGAYDYQGDVVPYAPGQWFSVVSGRTVSPGEIATSSAGSSRQSGQPSQGRGTQNRGGQTNRGRGGRQQTQGRIHNIYLQDAQNNSDLIMVDLIPLDIVDFDVILGTHCLHFYRANIDCYGKIVTFHRPGLPVVTFAGEQSGVRHGVISVLRAKRLLSKGCQGYLAHVVLEEAAPSRVEDVRVVRHFPDVFLEDLPGLPPDRDVEFTIELLPDGTLRLCIDYRQLNRVTIKNRYLLPRINDLFDQLRGACVFSKIDLRSGYYQLKISRDDVPKMVFRTRYGHYEFLVMSFGLTNAPAAFMDLMNRVFQPYLDRFVIVFIDDILVYSKSKAEHVRHLTLVLKRLREHQLYAKFSKCQFWLDQVAFLGHIISAQGILVDPQKVAAVESWEQPRTVTEVRSFLGLAGYYRRFVKDFSIFALPLTRLTRKDVKFEWDDKCEQSFQQLKYCLTHAPVLALPDGRANVVVDALSRKSQGRINALYASRIPLLEEAVWHQRLDLMEFAYNNSFHSSIGMAPFKALYGRSCRTPLCWSKVGERVLVGPEIVEETTQNVQEIKSNLKAAQDRQKSLADRHATDRVYEVGDWVFLKLSPWRGVVRFGKKGKLSPRYIGPYMVTERVGEVAYRLELPPELARVHNVFHVSMLRHYVADPSHVIPPQPLEINPDLTYDEEPVTIID